One Cucumis melo cultivar AY chromosome 8, USDA_Cmelo_AY_1.0, whole genome shotgun sequence genomic window, TTACCCTCTTTTAGATTCGCTTGATTTTACGTCTAATATATTGTCCATGCCTCCATACGTGATGCCAATTACATACCCTTGGGGGTTTGATATCGTCACCTTCAACAACCCATTGTCCAATATAACCTGCAAAAAATCAAAACACACATGGATTACATAGAACATGTTCACAAAAACATAAGAGTCATAGGGCTCTAAACTAACATGGGAGCCTTGATTTTGCAGCCTTAGCTTCTTCTTCCCCATTGTAGAAGCTCAGTTTTCTTACCATCTTTCTGATCTTCTTTCGTATATAATTGTAGGTTATGATTAATTAGCTTATGCGAATGATGTGGATTATAGCTGGCCGTTGGTTACTAAGAGCATAAGAAGATTTAGATACGTCATTTCTTGTTTGCATCACCATTAATTTATGATCTACAACTAACAGATTAAGCCTTGGAAAAAGCTCTTCAAAGAACTTTACGTTATCAAAACGCAGTTTTTGCTTGGTCATCTGTCTTGTCTACATATGGGGTTCGGTAGAACAAAGAGTTAGTAGTCAATAAAATATGACATCTATTAGCGGAAATAGAAATGATTCAATATGAAAGTTCATACATAATTGAAATCACAATCTAGTGGCCGTTTCTATTAATTTCTTGAGAGTAGAAAGCAAATTCTTGATTTTAAACCCATTTGAAAAGCATAGGATGGTGAATATTAAGatataaatgaaaatttgattCTTGATCTTCTAAAGAATGCTTTcatcaaacttcaatttttgcTGTGCTAAATCAATGTGGACAAatattaaaagataaaagaattgAATCTTTTGAAGTGGGTTAAAGTCTTACTCTCTGATTTGTGCAGAAATTGCTCTTCCTTGTATATAAATCTCACCATCTGAATACTTGGATTCTACTTGCTTCAGATTTTCAGGAATGATCATCCAAGAGAATTGAACGAATTCGGATCAGCTTTTGATAGGTTTCCTCCCACAAGTCCAACTCCGCCATAATTCCTTTGCTTAGGATTCCACTTCTGTTCCTCTGCTTCTGCCATTGCTCAGTTTCAGAGAATATTCTCCAATTCGAACCCCTCTTTGCCCATAGAGGCCGAGCACGAACTCTGACGCccacattttctttttctccccaATTTGTTCGCGTCTATGGAATggaaattccaaatattaagctTCTGTTTACAGCTGCTTACAGCTAACTTTTACGCTACTCCAATGGGAGTCTCCCCAATCCACGCCCACTGCGCTCATTCCTCATCAACGTGTTACTGTGCGAGGAAATTCTGACATGCTATTTCCTAAGCATGGGCTGCGTGTCGAACACACGGTTTCGTCGAGATTTTCAAGGTCCCTTGCGTATAATATGTTCGACGAAAAGTCGCAACCGAAATTATGAGGTTCGCTTTCAACAGGAGCTTTTGGCATGTTTCCTTAAGGATATGCATTGCTTTCGTCATAGCATATACCCAAAATTTACCCCATTTGATTCTTCATTTTGGACTCCTCTCTGTTGCTTAAATGTTTAAATATCATCATTTTGCTTAAACAAACACACCCAAGTACTGATATGTAAAGTAAAAAGCCATTACAATTCTGAGTTTGATTATTACTGTTAAATGGAATTAGCTGAAATGAAACGGTGTTGGGGATATAGCATGCAGCCATATGATTGGTGAGATTTAGGTTTGCTACATTCCCACTGCTTTCTTTGTAATTAGATGCCAAAGGAATGTCTGAAAAAAGGACCAAAAGAAtgtccaaaatgaagaaatgatATCCCCAAAGAAAATTGAGGACAACTTTATCAGTTCTTTTTTCACCCATCTGTTTTCACCCAATCATAGATACATTTGAATAAATAGCAAGCCAGAAATTCTGCCTCTCAAAACTTTCCATTTCCCAATCAAACACCATGGAGACTAACCCGTCCCTTCTGAGTTGCGAAAAGCAGGCACAAAAGGCCAAATGAATGCAACAGAATCTCACACTACTATTTATTATCTTCTCTCTCTAAGAGGCATAAGCCATAAAGTAAGTTTGAACTGAACTGGGTTTCTCTTTTTAAGGGTCTTTATCCACGTCCCCTTCAAGACAAAGCATTATCATAATCATTTGATTCATATCTAACATGAGGGTTTCTAGGCAGAGAGTATTCCATGACATCAACTTCAAATCCCCCATGGTTAGGCCTTATGTTCGTTCTAAAATGCCTAGATTAAGATGGACCCCTGATCTTCATCGTTGCTTTGTTCATGCAGTTGAACGCCTTGGTGGAGAAGAGAGTAAGCTTAAGCTATATATATCATTATGCATCTTTATcgacttctctttctttttttccctttctagTCTCGTGTTATTCAAATGAACCATAGTTCGGTGTTACTAATTTGTAGGGGCTACTCCAAAGATGGTATTGCAGATAATGAATGTGAATGGTCTCACCATATCTCACGTGAAAAGCCATCTACAGGTGCAGATTGGTAGCTTTTTATGATTCATtcttaaccttttttttttctttttcctcttcttttaaCATTGGCAGCTTATGAATgtttttaattagtttaataatgCTTAGGTTTGCCATGGACAGATGTACAGGAGCTCAAAACAGGAGCAAGTAACGTCCCAAGGTGTTCTACATTCCTTTATTTCTTATCACAACAGCAGTAGTTTGTGTATTTCTAAGCTTACTTTCCTGAATCAATATAAAAACAGTTTTTTATCACCTTGGCCACATCTTTAAGCCTAAAAGTGGATAAAAAAAACTgctaatataaattaataaatgtGCTAGCTTGCTCCTTCTATGGCAGGAAAAAACCTCAACAATGATGAGGCTCCGGGATATCAACTTCCAGACCATCTCCATGGATGTTGCTTTATCGATCAACAACTCGCATGGTTCGTGATTCTCACCATATTCTTCGTTAATAGGATCAAGTAATGACATGTTTGggagtaaaattttaaaatggttACGAGTTACTTTTGTCGTTTTTAAAGATATATAATCCTAAAATACTTTtaatcattaaaaataaaattttatagtcTAAAAACAGCGTCTAAAAGTGTCATAAAGTTAAACATTAAACTTATTTTAAGTAATTAGAAGTATGTTTGGAAATTATTTTGAGTATGACGATaataattttaacaatttcaaaatcactttcAAACATGTATTCagaaattcaatatataataattGTTTAAGGAAggtttaaataaaaagaaatacacACAAGATATGACATGATAAGCAACAGTgtaatatatacacacacactaAAGTTTCAAAATAAAGTACGTGGCCAAAAGTACTATTTTATCATCTCGTGTGCAAACCcacatatatattgtatatgATGAACATGATTTACAACTTTACCAAGAGGAAAGTATTGTGTTGTTGTTAGACAGATAAGGGGAAGAGTAGatatacactttttttttagtCATTAGATTGATCCATGAGATAAAGTTTTCTTTCCAGGAAAGAGAGGCAAGAGATGACGAATGAACAAAGAAAgtgcaaagagaagaaaccaaATTCTTACCTCATTTTCAAGGACATAACCAAACGGTGCACTGTTCAAGTACTCTTCTCTATCCCTCTCTCTCTGTACTCTCTTAGATTACGTCAATTCAAATCCGTATTTGTTAATATGCTTTGAATCATGTTACTTACGTTTTCTAAACTTTCTAATCATTCTATCGGTTACCTCTGATAATAAATTTGTTCACGTTGTTAATGGACTGTGTAAATCTTCACAGTTGattctttttgttctttattcTTTACTTTCTTACTCGTTTTCACCCCATTTCTTTACAATAGTTTTCACCTCTTCGAAGGAACTGAAGGCATAAAATATTAGATGAATAATTACATGTTATCTATTTGTTTGTCAGGAGGAAGATTGTTTTGGGAGTAGGTTGAAGAAGATGCATCAAGATTTGAAAAAGTTGGATGAGGATACTAAAAGCGCAGAGAGAGTTGGTGGTGAAGAAATTACAATGTCACTATGTTTGAGCATAAGGGGTTTGCAGCCATTGATGAGTAAAACTGGGAATTCTGATGTCAATGAGGTGTCTCTTGAGCTGAGTCTTGCTTGATCACTGTCCCAAGTCCCACTCGCCAATCAATTCAAATCAATGTAATCAAACGAATGTCATATTAAACATATCAATAATGACTCTATATCATGGAATTATTCTAGCATTATTGTAATCAATTTTTGGTAACAGATCATCCTTAATctacatatctatatataaataaataataagaagTAAGAAGTATCTCTCCTGGTACGAggtgtgtttttctttttccttcatcACTTTATGAAAATTTATGCATGTGAATTTTGGATGCATGTGTCACGCGAACACATATGCTTTTAAAAAACTGTGTATTTCGGAATTTATGTATGTaagttttattttatgttttttttttctttttaggggAAATTTATTATTCCCTTACTTTTCCTGTCTTTTTCCATAATATATACCGACATTGATTGTATCGaatatttgaaaattctttCACAATATATATGATTGATATGAGTTTATGTATTATATGAAAAGGACAGACAAAATTGGATGTGTTCTATAGTCACTTTGATAATTATACATATTCATTTGTATTTAGAGGATAACTAAGACTCAAAATTGAATACCATAATGTCTGAAAATGTTTTTCTTGAAGTCACATCCCGTCCTAACTAGCTACAAATATGATataattaaaagaatatatattacAACGTGCTAAGTAATCAATGTTTGGTAAGATATATGGTTTGGATCCTTTTATTCTCAAATGtactaaaaatatatgtataaacTTTAACCGttataaactaaataaattttaatagcTAGTATTAATTTACTACTATATTCACCGCTTCATTAGCTTGGAACAAATCAATAACGAATGTGATGATAATTAAGCACTATCTAATTTgataagtttaaatataaaaattagatattattaatgtatataacaaatatttaaaaaaattacaaatattagCCTTTTGGGTTTTgagtggtttttttttaataaaatattattgcaATTAATTCAATCAATAACTAAAATTTCAGAAAATAATATgtatcttaaaaataaaaaagaaaagaagagtgGGCTGGGCTCTAACATTTTGGAAAATAACTTCGATGGCCCAGCCCATAACCATTAACCATTTAACGTTCTCTTCCTCATTTTCATTACCTTTCCGTATCGCCGCCCTAGAAACCTGTTTCCGAGAGCGAAGCCCCCCCTCCGCATTCCTTCCGACTCCCCTCTTACCCAACTAGACCATGGCGGATGTTGTGCAGTTCCGTCTCGAGGGCATGGTCGACGAGCTCGATGACCTCGAGAAACGTGGCCTCTTCTCCCGGCGAGAGATTGCTGAGATTGTCAAGCAACGGCGCAAGTTCGAGTACCGTCTGAAGCGCCCTTGTCCACTTAAGCAGGACTATCTGACTTATATCGATTATGAGATTCAGTTGGACTCGCTTCGTCATCTAAGGAGGAAGGCAGTGGCTCGCGAACTTAAGAAACAGGGAAATAAAAAGATGAGAATTTCTATTTCCGACTTTGCCGGTGTGAAGAGGATCTTGTACATTTATCGGCTTGCGGTTTCTAGGTATAAGGGTGATATTGATCTTTGGTTTCGCTATCTCGAGTTTTGTAGAGCACGAAAGAACGGGAGAATGAAAAAGGTATTGCACTGTATTACAGTTTCGGATTAAATTAGTGTACATTTTGATCTATGAGTATTTTGTTGTAGAACTGAGCTTATATGGAGGTAGTTGAAGTCAGTCTGTTGATACTTGAGGTTACTTGTTTCGATATCGATCGTTTTCTTCCAATTTTTGCAGGTTCTAGCTCAGCTGATTAGATTCCACCCAAAAGTTCCTGGGGTTTGGATATATGCTGCTGCTTGGGAGTTCGACCATAATATCAATGTGGATGCAGCACGTTCTCTTATGTTAAGTGGTTTGAGAGTTTGCCCAACTTCAGAGGATCTTTGGATAGAATATTTGCGGATGGAACTTACTTATCTTAATAAGTTGAAGGCTCGGAAGGTTGCCCTTGGAGAGGACGAGGGAAGTCTGGTACGTGAAAATATAACTGCTGTGGAGAAACAGTGgagagaagaaaataaagatttgtttaTGTCAATGGGTGAAACAAGGGGAGATAGTGATGGATCAAGTGTCGAGACGGTGTCAAAGAATAAATTGGATTTGTTTCGAGAAAAGGGTTCAAACATTTTAGAAACTATCTACAATGGAGCAATTGAAGCTCTACCTTCTAGTTTTAGTTTGAGAAAGCGTGTCTTAGAGATACTGGAAGCAATGGATTTAGCTCATTCAGAAGAAATGCAGTCAAAAATATTACAGGATATAAAAAGAGACTTCGCTTCACAACCACAATATTGGGACTGGCTAGCTAGACTTAAGTATAATCCTGAAAATGTGCAGGGAACGAGTGATATAAAGGAAATTTCTCGGATTGAAGAGGCTGTCAAGGTGTGAATTTTATGCATGATGAAAATCACAATTATGTCAAATATGCATAGTTATAGTATGTCTATTGTTTTCTTCGGTGATGATAAATGGTAGTTTAAGGAAGcatatatttcttcatttagaAAATTACTAGCTTTAGAAAAGTACGTACCACGACTTTTGTTTATTTGAAACTATGTGAAAATTATGTGAACAACTTATGTGTCTGCTTTTTTCCCTTGAGTATCTAAGGTTTGGTTTTTGTCTATGAACAtctaaagttttctttttccatgCTTATCAACAACAGGTCTACGAGGAAGGCCTGGAGTGTATGCCTTCATCTGCTCTTTTTAGCTTGTATGTGAAGTTTTTGAGGAGCATCATTGTCCCTGTTAAGGGTGAACAAACGTTGGGGCTATCTAGTCATACTGAAAACATTACTTCGCGACTCTTGATGGTTTATGAAAAGGCTCTAACTTTAGGACATATTACAGACGATTTAGCATGCcaatatgttttgttttatttggaacTTGGGAGATTGGATGAAGCACAGGAACTTGCACAAAGACTCTGTAGTGGAAAATTTTCTAATTCTGTGAAGTTATGGGAATTGAGAGTCTCTACAGAGATAAAATGCTCTTCGAAGGATTCCCCTTCTCCAAGTAAGAATGATCTGAAGTCCATTTTTGAACTGACAAAAGAGGTTCTGAAAAAATTTTCAGTTTCGGAATCTGGGAGCCTGTGGCTAAAGGTATATCTGCTGCATCTTAACAAAACTTCAAGCCTTGATATATTTAGTTTTGTGAAAAACGTTATTGATCTTCGATTTACCTGGTTTTATTGGTTTGAGATATATGATCTTTGCCATAAATGGTTTAATGGCATTTTGGCCACTCAAGCTTTACATGTTTAATATATTTGGATTGTTCAAGACATTGAGACGCTGGTGGTTATTAAAAGTAAAAACCTGAACCCTTGTTATTCTGGTTTGCTCACTTCAGGTCCTCAAATTTTTTGCCAATCAGAGTTATTATTTTGACAAATTGGTGGAAATTTCACTTTTAGCATTGGCTAAATCTGGTGGAAATGAGGATGGATTTTCACTCTCCTCAGTCATTGTTGATTTTGTTCTACAAAAAGATGGAATTCAGCATACAAGAGAAGTGTATAAAAAGTATGCATTCTATCCTGGATAATTCTTCTCAGTTAAAATACAATTTTGGTCTTTGTAATTTGAATCTCATTCTTCTTGAATCCATCTACTTTCAATGGTATTTTAATCCATTCCTCTTTTATAAGATTATCTCTGTTTTGCGGAGTTTCTTAGATCAACCTCTCAAACCGTGTTTCCTTCGTTTCAACAGATTTCTTGGCTTACCCCATCCAGGGCTTGCTATGTACCAAACATGTATTCAGCTGGAATCCAACCTTGCAACTGCAGGGGATAAAGATGGTCTTGCAAATGCTCGAAAGCTATTTGAATCTGCACTTACAACTTATGGCCAAAATGTTAGTTTGTGGCAAgagtactacacattggaatCTAAGGTAACCTTGCAGTTTCCATACAATCTAGAAATGTTCAAGCCATTTTACGGAATCATGCTATTTTGATCATGGCATCTTTTGTCCATCGTTCTCTGTTAATTACATGCTGGCAGATCAAACAAATTGCATAATTGTTGTTTTTCCTGCTGCATTTTACATGAAAGTCTTGTCCACTTATCTTCCTATGTATTCATGAGTTCGTTCTTCCTTACAGATAGGATCATCGGAAACAGCAGCAGCAGTTCGTTGGCGTGCAAGGAAAACATTAAAAGATGCTACAGCCCTTGCTACATCCTCTGATTTGTGattttttataaacattttcTTGTATATTTATCAAATCAATTTTGACCTTGTTTATTTAGAATGGTTAATTGATTGAGCGTCGGTGATTGGAAACCGATATAGATTTTATCTGTAGCCCAAATGATATGAGATAAAGAGCTGTATTCTATGCCAATAGGATTATCACAACAACAATATGCTTCGACGAGAAATATCATTTGAAAGGAAAGAACTACCTAAAGAATAGTCTACAAATTTGCTATAAATTTAGCCAGAGAAAATGTTGAGTTTAACTAATACAGTATCTTGCAAGTGTAATCATCAGGGTAGCTTGGCAAGTTTTCCGGCAGAAGAATCTCTGGGCATGTAGCATTATACTTTAGGCCATTGTGGACTAACTACCTGCACATATGACAATGACGATGTAACTAACTTAAATACACTACATTTATGCGCAAAAACTTGTATAACGATCAAAGAAGTGCATCTCAAAGCAGAAGAAAAACAGTGATAACTAATTAATGAGTGGAGCTTGTAGCAGTTTTAGAATTACCTCAAGTGTACTGAACACTATACGCATTCGGCTAGCAACTACGGAAGGTTCCTCAGCTCGACCTACTACTGCCATTTGTTCTAGTTGTAAAGTTTTTACAGGCAGCCTtcataagaaaaacaaatagagtTTACCGGTGGTAATGAATTTAATAGCGAATTTCATTCACTCTAAAAGATATAGACGATTAGCCTTGATGGAAATGAGAAGTGACTAAAAGCACCTTACCATGCCATGCCTCGAACATAATATGCATTGGCAATGAGAGCACAAAAGCCTTTCCACTGAAGCCTTATTTCATCCGAAACCGGAGGTGTTGATGACCATCTAACTACAGTTGGTTGTGGTGTACACAAGATGGTGATGAATATAATACTCAACCACAGAATGCATTCTTCAATCTGCACATAGTGAAATTAGGACAAAAGCACAAGATGAAGTTTCATTCACAACCTAATCTAGAATCAAAGTTCAGGAATTTGTATAACAAGTTTTTCCATGTCAGATGATGGGAAAACGTACCTCCCCTGAGATAATCTTGGATTTCAAACCAGTACTTCCACCATAACTTTGCATTACTTCAATTTCAAGACCAGCTTCCTTCATATCAATAAGTTCTTTTCTTAATCCTTCATCAGTACAACCAAGTGCATATGCATTCACCCCAGCACTGATGAAATCCTGATAATTATCACACATGTTAATTTAGGAAGACACCGGGCAAAAAGAAAGGATCAAACTACCTTTAAGTTGTCACCTCCTCCTCGATCGACAAAATTCCGATATCGTCTAAACAAACTGATAGCTATATTGCGGGAAGAGCGATATTCATCATCCGAAGGAGGTGGGGAGCTATCTGAGCGGCACTGAAATATTCAAAGAAATATATTTCACTTATACAAAAGACTATCTCAAACAGATGCCAAAGCTCAATCTGGGATAAAAATAGCTACTTACTAGGCATCTTCTGAATGAAGATCGGTTCAAAACACAATGAGTATTCAATTGAGTACACCGTTTAAAAGATGAGGGATTGTGTATAATGGTATTGCAAGAACTCTTTAGAGGGCATACAGATACCGAGGTACTATAATTAAGGGAATTGGCATAAGATGCCTCAGACAGAGGAATAAAGTCTAGACATGCCAGAAATTTCCTGTTAGCTCCCGGCGGATATACCGTCAACATGACTGAACCATCATAGAATTTCCTTCAAACAGATTCAAGACAGGACattaaacctaaaaaaaaaaaacaaacaaagaaacaaagaaCATCAAATCAAACCCACAAGAAATGGGTTCTAATTCACCAATTAGCTTTGAATTGGCAACAAAATTAATACCAAATAAAGCTTTGAATTGAAGGGACGAACCTGGTGAAGATGCAGATGAAGATCAAATGCAGAGGGGGAGGAGATGGAGGGAAATGAATATGGCGTAATTTAGTTGAGAAAGACGGGCAATTACAATCCATAAAATCTGTAATTCAGTGGACAAAGAATCTAAGAGAGGATCGTAATTGAATCCCAAGCCACCAATTTTTCGAATGGTTGCGCAATGCTCCCCACCCCCATCAAATCATActcttgtttttatttttcttctaaaagaaaaaaaaaaaagaaaaaataaattggaaGATAATGTGATATTATAACATTTTCAGTCAAGATATATAGGTTTTGGATTTTGGctcattgatttcattcttttttgttctatatttttaataaaccTATTTTGGAACAAATAACTACTaatcttatatttttttaaaaaaaaatatatgtctACTAATTTTACAAGCTTATGATTTATGAAttataaattttcatatttgtttgTATTGATATATTATgaattattaattttagttcATCTCATTGAATATTATTTTAAGTTTGCAAAAAGGACAATAAAAGCAAGTGAAATTACTCGTTCGGAAAAGTCCAAAACGTTCTCTAAACAACTAAATTACGTACTTGCCATTTTGCACAACTTGATTGATATGTGTTTCATGCTTGAAAGTTGTTAAATATCTTATATACTAGAAATTTGATTTGGCTGTTTATATGATTGGACGATGTTTGATTTCCGCTATGTTATGGAtatactcaaaattggattgatataaaaataaaaattgataaaagaatctcaaacaaaaattaaagttaTATGTATCGTTAGTGTTTTCTT contains:
- the LOC103484615 gene encoding probable transcription factor KAN2 isoform X2, whose protein sequence is MRVSRQRVFHDINFKSPMVRPYVRSKMPRLRWTPDLHRCFVHAVERLGGEERATPKMVLQIMNVNGLTISHVKSHLQMYRSSKQEQVTSQGKNLNNDEAPGYQLPDHLHGCCFIDQQLAWKERQEMTNEQRKCKEKKPNSYLIFKDITKRCTVQEEDCFGSRLKKMHQDLKKLDEDTKSAERVGGEEITMSLCLSIRGLQPLMSKTGNSDVNEVSLELSLA
- the LOC103484615 gene encoding probable transcription factor KAN2 isoform X1 is translated as MRVSRQRVFHDINFKSPMVRPYVRSKMPRLRWTPDLHRCFVHAVERLGGEERATPKMVLQIMNVNGLTISHVKSHLQVCHGQMYRSSKQEQVTSQGKNLNNDEAPGYQLPDHLHGCCFIDQQLAWKERQEMTNEQRKCKEKKPNSYLIFKDITKRCTVQEEDCFGSRLKKMHQDLKKLDEDTKSAERVGGEEITMSLCLSIRGLQPLMSKTGNSDVNEVSLELSLA
- the LOC103484615 gene encoding probable transcription factor KAN2 isoform X3; translated protein: MVRPYVRSKMPRLRWTPDLHRCFVHAVERLGGEERATPKMVLQIMNVNGLTISHVKSHLQVCHGQMYRSSKQEQVTSQGKNLNNDEAPGYQLPDHLHGCCFIDQQLAWKERQEMTNEQRKCKEKKPNSYLIFKDITKRCTVQEEDCFGSRLKKMHQDLKKLDEDTKSAERVGGEEITMSLCLSIRGLQPLMSKTGNSDVNEVSLELSLA
- the LOC103484621 gene encoding uncharacterized protein LOC103484621 — encoded protein: MADVVQFRLEGMVDELDDLEKRGLFSRREIAEIVKQRRKFEYRLKRPCPLKQDYLTYIDYEIQLDSLRHLRRKAVARELKKQGNKKMRISISDFAGVKRILYIYRLAVSRYKGDIDLWFRYLEFCRARKNGRMKKVLAQLIRFHPKVPGVWIYAAAWEFDHNINVDAARSLMLSGLRVCPTSEDLWIEYLRMELTYLNKLKARKVALGEDEGSLVRENITAVEKQWREENKDLFMSMGETRGDSDGSSVETVSKNKLDLFREKGSNILETIYNGAIEALPSSFSLRKRVLEILEAMDLAHSEEMQSKILQDIKRDFASQPQYWDWLARLKYNPENVQGTSDIKEISRIEEAVKVYEEGLECMPSSALFSLYVKFLRSIIVPVKGEQTLGLSSHTENITSRLLMVYEKALTLGHITDDLACQYVLFYLELGRLDEAQELAQRLCSGKFSNSVKLWELRVSTEIKCSSKDSPSPSKNDLKSIFELTKEVLKKFSVSESGSLWLKVLKFFANQSYYFDKLVEISLLALAKSGGNEDGFSLSSVIVDFVLQKDGIQHTREVYKKFLGLPHPGLAMYQTCIQLESNLATAGDKDGLANARKLFESALTTYGQNVSLWQEYYTLESKIGSSETAAAVRWRARKTLKDATALATSSDL
- the LOC103484620 gene encoding uncharacterized protein LOC103484620, whose translation is MLTVYPPGANRKFLACLDFIPLSEASYANSLNYSTSVSVCPLKSSCNTIIHNPSSFKRCTQLNTHCVLNRSSFRRCLCRSDSSPPPSDDEYRSSRNIAISLFRRYRNFVDRGGGDNLKDFISAGVNAYALGCTDEGLRKELIDMKEAGLEIEVMQSYGGSTGLKSKIISGEIEECILWLSIIFITILCTPQPTVVRWSSTPPVSDEIRLQWKGFCALIANAYYVRGMAWLPVKTLQLEQMAVVGRAEEPSVVASRMRIVFSTLEVVSPQWPKV